Proteins co-encoded in one Methylomonas albis genomic window:
- a CDS encoding peroxiredoxin produces the protein MQKTDSTFKRLLFILLTCSAFTLPAYADNLQPGQPAPLFQLPSQDGSKISLAARQGKGWTVLYFYPKAGTPGCTTQACAFRDAIKLIRDQNAEIYGISTDEVKDLQAFHQQHKLTFSLLSDQDAKVSEAYGVKMPILNMAKRWTFIVDPNLTIRRIDDDVDPALDAKRVAEMLKQLQADTN, from the coding sequence ATGCAAAAAACCGATTCGACTTTCAAACGCTTACTCTTTATTCTATTGACTTGCTCTGCATTTACCTTGCCGGCCTACGCCGATAATCTGCAGCCCGGCCAACCGGCACCGCTATTTCAATTGCCATCTCAGGACGGCAGCAAAATAAGTTTAGCCGCTCGGCAAGGAAAGGGGTGGACAGTGTTGTATTTTTATCCCAAAGCCGGGACGCCGGGATGTACCACCCAGGCCTGCGCTTTTCGCGATGCCATCAAACTGATCCGCGATCAAAATGCCGAGATTTACGGGATTAGCACTGACGAGGTTAAGGATCTACAGGCCTTTCATCAGCAGCATAAGCTCACATTCTCACTGTTATCCGATCAGGATGCTAAGGTCAGTGAAGCCTATGGCGTAAAAATGCCGATATTGAACATGGCGAAACGCTGGACCTTTATCGTCGACCCCAACTTAACGATACGCCGTATCGATGACGACGTTGACCCTGCATTGGATGCCAAACGCGTAGCGGAAATGCTGAAACAATTGCAGGCC